In Halorussus limi, a genomic segment contains:
- a CDS encoding HalOD1 output domain-containing protein, producing the protein MVHETRHDGDAVSISETIIEAVAAAEGVDPTDRDLQLYEAVDLEALDALFDRRSSDGHWQFEFSVDDYLVVVTGDGNVSVWER; encoded by the coding sequence GTGGTTCACGAGACGCGTCACGACGGCGACGCCGTCTCGATTAGCGAGACTATCATCGAGGCGGTCGCCGCTGCCGAGGGCGTAGACCCGACCGACCGCGACCTGCAACTCTACGAGGCGGTCGACCTCGAAGCTCTCGACGCGCTCTTCGACCGCCGCTCGTCCGACGGCCACTGGCAGTTCGAGTTCTCCGTCGACGACTATCTGGTGGTCGTGACCGGCGACGGCAACGTCTCGGTCTGGGAACGGTGA
- a CDS encoding DEAD/DEAH box helicase, whose product MSKQVPQVDALFLHESSGDYVAVVNRDDERVFRAKLELKETSAGPRPGKFRVKRGTSEEPRSPDQFVEIARRADRIRISQQTSAEARAELQEMLDAYQLDAKAVRTCRFCASSGHYSPITSDTAVDTGDEYICPDCAKEELERELSFQGDMTREAQDRLEDLLLEVQDLERITNLLKGQLDPDLTKFDEISANVEDVDNIRVDSLDLHPGIQNLLESRFEELLPVQSLAVQNGLLDGEDQLVVSATATGKTLVGEMTGIDRVLNGKGKMLFLVPLVALANQKHEDFEDEYGDLVDVTIRVGASRVRDDGHAFDPSADVIVGTYEGVDHALRTGRDLGDIGTVVIDEVHTLKEQERGHRLDGLIARLKHYCETRASQRNDYGGAQWVYLSATVGNPGSLAESLEANLVEFEERPVPLERHVTFADGKEKPDIENKLVRREYDTKSSQGYRGQTIIFTNSRRRCHEISRQLEYSSAPYHAGLDYGRRKKVERMFADQDLAAVVTTAALAAGVDFPASQVIFDTLAMGIEWLSVQEFHQMLGRAGRPDYHDRGKVYVLVEPDTAYHNSMEMTEDEVAFKLLKGEMENVQTLYDESSAVEETLANITVAGAEAKRLGDRMIGEIPTKHALGKLLEYGFIDGLEPTDLGRVVTSHFLAPDEAFKILDGVRKDNHPFEIVAELELHGEEE is encoded by the coding sequence GTGTCGAAGCAGGTCCCGCAGGTAGACGCGCTGTTCCTCCACGAGTCGTCCGGCGACTACGTCGCGGTCGTGAATCGGGACGACGAGCGCGTCTTCCGAGCCAAACTCGAACTGAAGGAGACGAGCGCCGGTCCGCGCCCCGGCAAGTTCCGCGTCAAGCGCGGCACCAGCGAGGAGCCGCGCAGTCCCGACCAGTTCGTGGAGATAGCGCGCAGAGCCGACCGCATCCGCATCTCCCAGCAGACCTCTGCCGAGGCCCGCGCGGAATTACAGGAGATGCTCGACGCCTACCAACTCGACGCCAAGGCGGTCCGCACCTGCCGGTTCTGCGCGTCGAGCGGCCACTACTCGCCCATCACGAGCGACACCGCGGTCGATACCGGCGACGAGTACATCTGCCCCGACTGCGCGAAAGAGGAGTTGGAGCGCGAACTCTCCTTCCAGGGCGACATGACCCGCGAGGCCCAGGACCGACTCGAGGACCTCCTGCTCGAAGTGCAGGACCTCGAACGCATCACCAACCTGCTGAAGGGGCAACTCGACCCCGACCTCACGAAGTTCGACGAGATAAGCGCGAACGTCGAGGACGTGGACAACATCCGGGTCGATTCGCTCGACCTCCACCCGGGCATCCAGAACCTGCTGGAGTCGCGCTTCGAGGAACTGCTCCCGGTCCAGAGCCTCGCGGTCCAGAACGGCCTGCTCGACGGCGAGGACCAACTCGTCGTGAGCGCCACCGCGACCGGGAAGACGCTGGTCGGCGAGATGACCGGCATCGACCGCGTGCTGAACGGAAAGGGCAAGATGCTCTTTCTCGTTCCGCTTGTCGCCCTCGCCAACCAGAAACACGAGGACTTCGAGGACGAGTACGGCGACCTCGTGGACGTGACCATCCGGGTGGGCGCGAGCAGGGTGCGAGACGACGGCCACGCCTTCGACCCGAGCGCCGACGTCATCGTCGGCACCTACGAGGGCGTCGACCACGCGCTCCGGACCGGTCGCGACCTCGGCGACATCGGGACCGTCGTCATCGACGAGGTCCACACCCTCAAGGAGCAAGAGCGGGGACACCGCCTCGACGGTCTCATCGCGCGTCTCAAGCACTACTGCGAGACCCGCGCCAGCCAGCGCAACGACTACGGCGGCGCGCAGTGGGTCTACCTCTCGGCGACGGTCGGCAACCCCGGTTCGCTGGCCGAGTCGCTGGAGGCCAACCTCGTGGAGTTCGAGGAGCGGCCCGTTCCGCTCGAACGCCACGTCACGTTCGCCGACGGCAAGGAGAAGCCCGACATCGAGAACAAACTCGTCCGGCGCGAGTACGACACCAAGTCCTCGCAGGGCTACCGGGGCCAGACCATCATCTTCACCAACTCCCGGCGTCGGTGTCACGAAATTTCCCGCCAGTTGGAGTACAGTTCCGCGCCCTACCACGCCGGACTCGACTACGGCCGCCGGAAGAAGGTCGAGCGCATGTTCGCCGACCAGGACCTCGCGGCGGTCGTGACCACGGCCGCGCTCGCGGCCGGGGTGGACTTCCCGGCCTCGCAGGTCATCTTCGACACGCTCGCGATGGGCATCGAGTGGCTCTCGGTACAGGAGTTCCACCAGATGCTCGGGCGGGCGGGTCGCCCGGACTACCACGACCGCGGGAAGGTGTACGTCCTCGTGGAACCCGACACGGCCTACCACAACAGCATGGAGATGACCGAAGACGAGGTGGCGTTCAAACTCCTCAAGGGCGAGATGGAGAACGTCCAGACGCTCTACGACGAGAGCTCCGCGGTCGAGGAGACGCTGGCCAACATCACGGTCGCCGGAGCAGAGGCGAAGCGCCTCGGCGACCGGATGATAGGCGAGATTCCGACCAAGCACGCGCTCGGAAAACTGCTCGAGTACGGCTTCATCGACGGACTCGAACCCACCGACCTCGGCCGAGTCGTCACGAGTCACTTCCTCGCTCCCGACGAGGCGTTCAAGATTCTCGACGGGGTCCGGAAGGACAACCACCCCTTCGAAATCGTCGCCGAACTCGAACTCCACGGCGAGGAAGAGTGA
- a CDS encoding cupin domain-containing protein, translated as MSQQPKPLIRRSGDIEYEDVGAAEGMRKGVLVDESRGAPNFAIRRFELDPGASVPEHTNEVEHEQYVLSGEYTVGIDDEEHTVSEGDSLLIPAGVVHWYRNESEEPGAFLCAVPNGDDEIELVEEGQKS; from the coding sequence ATGAGCCAGCAACCGAAGCCACTGATTCGACGGAGCGGAGACATCGAGTACGAGGACGTGGGCGCGGCCGAGGGGATGCGAAAGGGCGTCCTCGTGGACGAGAGTCGCGGCGCGCCGAACTTCGCCATCCGCCGGTTCGAACTCGACCCCGGCGCGTCGGTGCCCGAACACACAAACGAGGTCGAACACGAGCAGTACGTTCTGTCCGGTGAGTACACGGTCGGCATCGACGACGAAGAACACACCGTGAGCGAAGGCGATTCGCTCCTCATTCCGGCGGGCGTCGTCCACTGGTACAGAAACGAGAGCGAGGAACCGGGCGCGTTCCTCTGCGCCGTGCCCAACGGCGACGACGAGATAGAACTGGTAGAAGAAGGGCAGAAGTCGTAG
- a CDS encoding RNA-guided endonuclease InsQ/TnpB family protein codes for MADTEYCRRTAVTGLSVSPTDAARLRELVDAWKRGCQLAVNEAWGVCHTRSEVQQLAYDRLREETSLGSQHAVLATHRAAEAIKRARQRDTDKPEFTSPTVAFDTRTMTVFDDRTVSLTTTGERVRCDLKLPAGDGYQSRYLDDEDWEPAKSTLHYRDGEFTFHLGFRTPRPAIDPPTEGATVLGVDLGVENLAVTSTARFFDAGELNHRREEFERVQASLEATGTRSAARTLRQAGNRVDRYVRQRLHEVANGIVAEAEEYDCELIAFGELTEAVDLLPEADPYHEWLFQRLLSFVEYRAAERGIAVVEVNPEYTSQRCMECGFTHPQNRNLDANQFECLKCEASAHDDYNAAKNIAFRCVRRGPLSSRGLGAAACALQSGVVTPDDGFTPYAELSEAPRSD; via the coding sequence GTGGCAGACACCGAATATTGCAGACGGACCGCAGTCACCGGACTTTCCGTGTCTCCGACGGACGCCGCACGGCTTCGCGAGTTGGTCGACGCGTGGAAGCGCGGGTGCCAACTCGCGGTCAACGAGGCGTGGGGTGTCTGTCACACGAGAAGCGAAGTCCAACAGCTCGCGTACGACCGCCTGCGCGAGGAGACGTCGCTCGGCAGTCAGCACGCGGTGTTGGCGACCCACCGGGCGGCCGAGGCCATCAAGCGCGCCCGCCAGCGCGATACCGACAAGCCGGAGTTCACGAGTCCGACCGTCGCGTTCGACACCCGGACGATGACGGTGTTCGACGACCGGACCGTCAGCCTCACGACGACCGGCGAGCGCGTCCGGTGCGACTTGAAACTCCCCGCCGGCGACGGCTACCAGTCGCGCTACCTCGACGACGAGGACTGGGAACCCGCCAAGAGCACCCTCCACTACCGCGACGGCGAGTTCACCTTCCACCTCGGCTTCCGGACGCCCCGGCCCGCCATCGACCCGCCGACCGAGGGCGCGACGGTCCTCGGCGTCGATTTGGGCGTCGAGAACCTCGCCGTCACCAGCACCGCGCGCTTCTTCGACGCAGGCGAACTGAACCACCGCCGCGAGGAGTTCGAGCGGGTACAGGCATCGCTCGAAGCCACCGGCACCCGGAGCGCGGCCCGGACCCTCCGACAGGCGGGCAACCGCGTCGACCGCTACGTCCGCCAGCGCCTCCACGAAGTTGCCAACGGCATCGTCGCCGAGGCCGAGGAGTACGACTGCGAGTTGATAGCCTTCGGGGAACTGACCGAGGCCGTCGACCTGCTCCCCGAGGCCGACCCGTACCACGAATGGCTGTTCCAGCGTCTCCTCTCGTTCGTGGAGTACCGCGCGGCCGAGCGCGGCATCGCGGTCGTCGAAGTGAATCCGGAGTACACCAGCCAGCGGTGCATGGAGTGTGGCTTCACCCACCCGCAGAACCGGAATCTGGACGCGAACCAGTTCGAGTGCCTGAAGTGCGAGGCGTCGGCCCACGACGACTACAACGCCGCCAAGAACATCGCGTTCCGGTGCGTCCGCCGGGGACCGCTCTCCTCCCGGGGTCTCGGTGCCGCGGCGTGCGCGTTGCAGTCGGGAGTCGTGACGCCCGACGACGGATTCACGCCGTACGCGGAGTTGTCCGAGGCTCCGCGGTCGGACTGA